Below is a window of Streptomyces sp. NBC_00223 DNA.
CCCGCCTCGCGGCCCGCCCCCGCGCAGGAGCCGTCCCCGGGCCCGGCCGCGGGGAAGCTGTCCTGACCGTCCTGGCCTCGAAGCGGGCGTCCCGCCGGGCGGGCTCCCGCCCGGCGGACGTGCCGGACTGCTCCGGGGATCCGTTTCGGGCGGCCGTGCCCGGGGGAGGCGGTCTCGGGTGGCCGTGCCCCGGGCGGAGTCAGGGCTGTGTCACAGATCCCCGCGCATGCAGGTCCGCGGCCACCGGTCCAGGCCCTGGGCGGCTTCCCGTCGGCGGATGTCCCGCAGGAGCGGCAGTTCGTCGGGGCGGGCGGCTCGGATACTTATGGATCCGTTGTCCCGGGCGCAGGTGAGGGCTCCCGGCCGACCTGGCCGACCCGACCCGGTCGGCCCCCGCGACGCCGGCCGCCACGGCGTCCCACCGGTCGAGAGGTCGGCCCGGCCGGCCGACGGGCTTCCCCCCAAGGCGCCGAGGGCTCAGGCCCAACGTCGCCTGCCGGGGCCGCTAGTCGAGGTGGAAGACCTCTTCCAGCGGGGACCACCACTCGCCGTCGGTGGCGTTCTCGACCGGCTGCTGGCAGGGGTCGGTACGGGCCCACCACTCGCGGGTGGTGGGATCGGCGGCGATGGCCGCGGTGTCGGCGGCGTAGTCCTCGCCGGTGTACTCCAGATAGCTGAAGAGCAGGCCGTCGCGCAGATAGATCGAGTAGTTGGAGATGTGGGCGCGCTTGAGCATGGCCAGTACGCGGGGCCAGGCGGCGGCGTGGAGTTCGCGGTACTCGGCCTCCTTCTCCGGACGCAGCCGGATGATCGCGGCATGGCGCTGCACGTCGTGTCCCCTTTCGGTCCCGGGCGGTGGGCCGGGTCAGCGTACTGCGCGCCGACGGCCGCCCACTTCCTCGGCACGGCCCGCCCGGGCCGCCCGGCCCGCCCGGACCCCGGCCGGCGGCGACGCGCCGGGTTCGATTACCGCCGACGACCCCGCCGTTGACAGGATGGGACCATGACCGAGATTCAGACCCCCCGCCTGCTCCTCCGCCGCTGGCATGACGACGACCTCGCCCCCATGGCGGAGATCAACGCGGACCCGGAGGTCATGCGGTGGATCGCCGACGGTTCGGTCCGTGATCTGGAACAGACCGCCCAGTCCATCGAGCTCTGGGAGGAGGAGTGGGACGAGGAGGGCTTCGGCCTCTTCGCCGTCGAACTGCTCGCCTCGGGCGAGCTGATCGGCTTCACCGGTCTGTCCGTGCCCAGGTTTCTGCCGGAGGTGCTGCCCGCCGTGGAGATCGGCTGGCGGCTGGGCCGGCAGTACTGGGGACAGGGCTACGCCTCCGAAGCCGCGCACGCCGCGCTGGAGTTCGCCCTCCAGGACCGTGGCCTCGACCGTGTCGTCAGCATCAGCACGGTGGGCAACGACGCCTCGGAGAATGTGATGCGCAAGCTCGGCATGGTGCTGGAACGCGAGACGGTCCACCCGAGGTACGGCCGCCAGCTGCATGTGCACGCCATCGACCTCACCGAGTACCAGGGCTGACCCTGC
It encodes the following:
- a CDS encoding L-rhamnose mutarotase produces the protein MQRHAAIIRLRPEKEAEYRELHAAAWPRVLAMLKRAHISNYSIYLRDGLLFSYLEYTGEDYAADTAAIAADPTTREWWARTDPCQQPVENATDGEWWSPLEEVFHLD
- a CDS encoding GNAT family N-acetyltransferase translates to MTEIQTPRLLLRRWHDDDLAPMAEINADPEVMRWIADGSVRDLEQTAQSIELWEEEWDEEGFGLFAVELLASGELIGFTGLSVPRFLPEVLPAVEIGWRLGRQYWGQGYASEAAHAALEFALQDRGLDRVVSISTVGNDASENVMRKLGMVLERETVHPRYGRQLHVHAIDLTEYQG